DNA sequence from the Gemmatimonadota bacterium genome:
GCGATTCGAGCGGTTGATCGCCGCGGTCGCCGTTATCGTCGCGGTCGCCGTTGCTGACCGCTCCTTGCTCCGCATGAGCCAGCAGGAGGATTGGATTCGACAGCCAGAGATCCTTGAAGTTTGCGCCGATCCGCGAGCTTTCCATGGGTCCGTCGGATTGGCCTGCAAGGCCGCCGCTCTGCCGCCTGATTCCCACCGTCTCGTTGCTGGTAAAGGAAATTTGCATCGCGCCGGGCAGCGGATAGATCAACTCCATGTCCCACGACTCATGAGCACGACCGCCGGCCGGATCCCAGACCGCCACCACGTCGTAATTTGACGTATGAATGGGGAAAGCGCCGGCCACCACGCTCTGTATCGGTTCGAATCGCTGCACACGCGCCTCGATCCTGATGGTGCCGACCTCATTGCGGATACTGTCGTAATCGATCTGTGCCGTCGCAACCGTTCCAACGCTGTAGACGCACAGGAACGCGGCCGCCGATCGAGGCTTCTTTCCAACAGACATCCGGCCGAATCTACAGGGACAGCAGATACTCGCTCATTCGCTGGCGGGTGGCCGCGTCGGGGAGTCGGCCGTAGCCGGCGCGCATATTGTCGATGACGTGGCGGACCTGGCGGGTCTCCGTCACGACGCCGGTTACGGCCGGGTGCGACAGGATGTATTTCAGCGAGAACTGTGCCCAGGTCTCGATATCGAATTCGGCTGCCCACTCCGGCAACGGCTTGTCGGCCACCAGGCTGAAGAGTGCGCCGTCGTCGTTCGTCCTGAACGCCTCGACAATCAGCACGGCTATACCGAGGTCCGCAGCGAGCGGTAACGTGGTCTCGGCGGCCATCGGGTTGTGGATCGAATAGCCGGTCATGATGAAGTCCGGGCGTTCGGTCCTGATGAACTGATCGAATTCAACGTAGTCTCGTTGTCTCGTCCGGCTGACGCCGATATAGCGGGTCCGCCCGGCCTCTTTCCACTCCTTGAGCGTCGGCCAATGCTCGT
Encoded proteins:
- a CDS encoding aldo/keto reductase; this encodes IAVLETMIDLGGRLLDTPSFFRPNVPYLGELIEEMGIRDQMFLTGKITVNGKEAGIQHLERLVANLNKEPMDLLMIHNMRTIDEHWPTLKEWKEAGRTRYIGVSRTRQRDYVEFDQFIRTERPDFIMTGYSIHNPMAAETTLPLAADLGIAVLIVEAFRTNDDGALFSLVADKPLPEWAAEFDIETWAQFSLKYILSHPAVTGVVTETRQVRHVIDNMRAGYGRLPDAATRQRMSEYLLSL